From one Triticum urartu cultivar G1812 chromosome 3, Tu2.1, whole genome shotgun sequence genomic stretch:
- the LOC125547181 gene encoding uncharacterized protein LOC125547181 encodes MAAVPVGAPPPAKRKKEGPDCLETSPVPPAMVGADWSSLPYDLLRRIADTLLDTNDVDCYMDLRAVCRHWRSTTDDPRSDATDPRFRPRQWIVLDEVFASDTRRLLVNTASGRCLHRELPQLRDHHVVATTLGGFFVLADKSPPHAARVFNPLTGGLISFNAPVPPEGKVAAAVCFGMASPMLTLLCDSSRKHYTAFPDSECFITHEHEHQHKHNYGILRMAIRGGFDGGLQRLTQLQDVVFKINNSMKLVQVHPARFLFDNLPETADPEDMVCFLMEFGGQALTIAKLHRLIKVIKFEPEHDVRARLQSIGRFAIFVGHARCLAVDADKFPSVEANCVYYIERLGSSAHMCKYNLQDEKDERVSDAVDFVKHNKQFVLAADRPFTIIHLIASYTINVRDSELASQQIPFGEVFDEDETSPMFMDGGLLHLDELYH; translated from the coding sequence ATGGCGGCCGTGCCCGTTGGAGCTCCTCCGCCGGCCAAAAGGAAAAAGGAGGGCCCCGATTGCCTGGAAACCTCGCCGGTCCCTCCGGCCATGGTGGGCGCAGACTGGTCCTCGCTCCCATACGACCTCCTCCGCCGCATCGCTGACACCCTCCTGGACACAAACGACGTGGACTGCTACATGGACTTGCGGGCCGTCTGCCGCCACTGGCGCTCCACCACCGACGACCCCCGGAGCGACGCCACCGACCCCCGCTTCCGCCCTCGCCAGTGGATCGTCCTCGACGAGGTCTTCGCGAGCGACACGCGCCGCCTCTTGGTCAACACCGCTAGCGGCCGGTGCCTCCACAGGGAGCTCCCGCAGCTCCGCGACCACCACGTCGTCGCCACAACCCTCGGCGGCTTCTTCGTCCTGGCCGACAAGAGCCCTCCCCACGCCGCTCGTGTCTTCAACCCTCTCACCGGTGGCctcatcagcttcaatgctcccGTGCCTCCCGAGGGAAAGGTTGCCGCCGCCGTCTGCTTCGGCATGGCTTCGCCCATGCTTACCTTATTGTGTGACTCGTCTCGCAAGCATTACACGGCCTTTCCTGACAGTGAATGTTTCATCACCCACGAGCACGAGCATCAGCACAAACATAATTATGGTATATTGAGGATGGCGATCAGAGGTGGTTTCGATGGCGGCTTGCAGCGATTAACCCAATTACAAGACGTGGTTTTCAAGATCAACAATTCGATGAAGTTGGTTCAGGTTCACCCTGCTCGGTTTCTCTTTGACAATCTTCCTGAGACGGCAGATCCGGAGGATATGGTGTGTTTCCTAATGGAATTTGGTGGGCAAGCGCTGACGATCGCAAAGCTACATCGACTCATAAAGGTTATCAAGTTTGAGCCCGAGCACGACGTCCGTGCGCGTTTGCAGAGCATCGGCAGATTCGCCATCTTTGTCGGCCATGCCAGGTGCTTAGCCGTCGATGCCGACAAGTTCCCGTCCGTCGAAGCGAACTGCGTCTACTACATTGAACGCTTGGGCTCGTCTGCCCACATGTGCAAGTACAACCTCCAGGATGAGAAAGATGAGAGGGTCTCTGATGCTGTAGATTTTGTGAAGCATAACAAGCAGTTTGTCCTTGCCGCTGACCGTCCTTTCACGATCATCCATCTTATCGCGAGCTATACCATCAACGTCCGGGATTCTGAACTAGCCTCGCAACAAATACCATTCGGCGAAGTCTTCGACGAAGATGAGACATCTCCTATGTTTATGGATGGTGGTCTCCTCCATCTCGACGAGTTGTATCATTAA
- the LOC125549166 gene encoding uncharacterized protein LOC125549166, translating to MDSVLEIQSQAKQQLQRAAMAAAPAEVLPPCKRQKKNPSCLGTSAVLPATATADWSALQLDIVRRIADSFLATNDIDCYMDFRAVCHSWRSATDDPKDNILDYRFLPRRWIILDEVFQSGTHRLLVNTATGRILHRELPLLSDYYIVTTTLDGFFVLADRGPPHAARVFNPLTGGVIPFTVPVPPEVKVTCSLCFEFASPMLTLLSKSFCKIYTASPHSIRTEDFEISLYGLFRRAVEGDLAGLWWLPAGSLESAETAAVNAIGKICDVMKSLHVDPLKFFSGDPPDMGLADDTKCFLMDFGGQLLATIKGQLVQIFRYEAKNGVLLHLKSIGNHAIFLGHHRCIAVDTDMFPLIEANCVYYTEQLGLYARIRKCNIKDEKVESISEAVDFVKQDKQFVLVGDRPFTIIQLLSSYTINIRDSELSLHQIT from the coding sequence ATGGACTCCGTCCTTGAGATCCAGAGTCAAGCGAAGCAGCAACTTCAGCGTGCAGCAATGGCAGCCGCACCGGCTGAAGTTCTCCCGCCTTGTAAGAGGCAAAAGAAGAACCCCAGTTGTCTGGGAACCTCCGCCGTCCTTCCGGCCACGGCGACTGCCGACTGGTCCGCGCTCCAGCTCGACATAGTCCGCCGCATCGCCGACTCCTTCCTCGCCACCAATGACATTGACTGCTACATGGACTTCCGCGCCGTCTGCCACAGCTGGCGTTCCGCCACCGACGACCCCAAGGACAACATTTTGGACTACCGGTTCCTTCCGCGCCGATGGATCATCCTTGACGAGGTCTTTCAGAGTGGGACTCACCGCCTCTTGGTAAACACCGCCACCGGCCGAATCCTTCACAGGGAGCTCCCGCTGCTCTCCGACTACTATATTGTCACCACCACTCTCGACGGCTTCTTCGTCCTGGCCGATAGGGGGCCCCCTCATGCTGCTCGTGTCTTCAACCCTCTCACTGGTGGCGTCATCCCTTTCACCGTGCCCGTGCCGCCTGAGGTGAAGGTCACCTGTTCGCTCTGCTTTGAGTTTGCTTCGCCCATGCTCACCTTGCTCTCCAAGTCATTTTGCAAGATATACACAGCCAGTCCTCACAGTATCCGCACCGAAGACTTTGAGATTTCACTCTATGGTCTGTTTCGGAGGGCGGTCGAAGGTGATTTGGCCGGCCTTTGGTGGCTACCAGCCGGAAGCTTGGAATCAGCCGAAACAGCTGCTGTGAATGCGATTGGCAAGATCTGCGATGTGATGAAGTCGCTCCATGTTGACCCGTTGAAGTTCTTTTCTGGTGATCCTCCTGATATGGGGCTTGCAGACGACACCAAGTGTTTCCTAATGGATTTTGGTGGACAACTGCTGGCCACCATCAAGGGACAACTCGTCCAGATTTTCAGGTACGAAGCCAAGAATGGCGTGCTTTTGCATTTGAAGAGCATCGGCAACCATGCCATCTTCCTTGGTCATCATAGGTGCATAGCTGTGGATACTGATATGTTCCCATTGATCGAGGCAAACTGTGTTTACTACACTGAACAACTGGGTTTGTATGCTCGTATCCGGAAATGCAACATCAAGGACGAGAAAGTAGAGAGCATCTCGGAAGCCGTTGATTTTGTGAAGCAGGACAAGCAGTTTGTCCTCGTCGGCGACCGTCCTTTTACAATCATCCAGCTTCTGTCAAGCTACACCATCAACATCCGGGATTCTGAACTGTCCTTACATCAGATCACATGA